CACGAAATAATAACCGATTGGCAACGAGAATTTCAAAATATAATAGGGAAAAACAACGCGAAATATTTTGATGAAAACGGCTGGCTTTTCTTTACCCGCGAGAGTTTTGATTTGCTATATCCCAGTTATGGCGATACCTACCCATTATATATGGGTGCCATCGGGATGACCTATGAACAGGCCGGCCACGGAATGGCAGGCTTGGGAATTATAAACGACGAAGATGTTGAGCTTACTCTTGTTGATCGCGTGGCGCATCATACCACGACTGGACTTTCAACCATTGAAGTTGCTTCACACAATGCTGCTTCCCTTAATTCTGAATTTAAGAAATTCTTCAAAAACGATAATTTAAAGTACAAAAGTTTTGTATTGAAAGGCAATCCCGATAATTTACAAGCGCTAGCGGCATTATTGGACAAACACGAAATTAAATATGGCTATGCCACTGGAGGTATCGTAAAAGGTTTTAATTATAACGAAAATAAAAATGGTGCCATGAATGCCCAGGGCGCATTGGTTGTGAGCACCAATCAACCAAAAGGCAAAATGGTTCAGGTGCTTTTTGAGCCCAATGCTGCCTTATCAACGCCCATTACTTATGATATTACTGCTTGGAGCTTGCCGTATGCCTATGGTTTGGAAACTGTAGCAAGTACCAGTTTAGTTCCTGCCAATGCATCGGCTCCAGCCAATAAGGTTTCAAATATAACTATGCCATCAGCAGCGGGATATATCGCTAAGTGGAAAAGTTTACAGGATGCGGAATTTTTGTCTGCATTGTTGAAGGAAGGTATAAAAGTGCGCTTCTCAGAAAATGAACTTGGTTTTGGGGGTAATACTTTTGGTCGCGGTAGTTTGATTATTACACGTAGCGATAATAAATCCAATGTAGATTTTGAAAAAACGCTTATTGAAATTGCGAATGAAATGGGACGGCAGTTGTATGCTTCGCCCACGAGTTTCGCAGACAACTTGACCGACTTCGGTTCACAATATGTGCATTTAATAAAAAATAAGAAAATAGCAATGTTGCAGGGGGAAGGCACTTCATCATTAAGTTACGGCGCACTTTGGCACTTTTTTGAAACACAATTAAAATACCCCGTAACCTCAATAAATACAGATGATATAGAAAACATTCAATGGGCAGATTATGATGTGCTGATATTACCGGATGGGTATTACAAGTCTATTTTAAACGAAGCGTCTTTTAAAGCCGTGGAGGAGTGGATAAGCAACGGTGGGAAAATTATTGCAATTGCCAATGCCGTTAGCATTTTTGAAGGCAAGGATGGTTTTGATTTGAAGAAAAATAATTCTGAAAAACCTAAAACGGAAACCGATTCCATTGGCAATATGATACCTTACGCCCAACGCGAACTGGAAAGCACAAAAGAATTCATAACGGGAAGTATCTATAAAGTGAAATTGGACAATACCCATCCTTTGGCATTTGGCTATGGAGATACTTATTACAGTTTAAAACTCGGCAGCGATTCCTATAAATTTTTAAATGAAGGTTTCAATGTAGGCTATATAAAAGACCCAGAAAGCGTTTCAGGTTTTTCTGGGGAAACAGCAAAGGCTAAATTAAAAAACTCAATAGTTTTTGCGGAAGCGAAAAAGGGCAGGGGCAGCGTAGTTTATATGGTTGATGATGTTAGTTTCCGCTCCTTTTGGCAGAATGGGAAACTTTTTTTGGCGAATGCGGTGTTTTTTATCAATTAAAAAACTACTTGTTCTCTAAAATTTCCACAGAAATATTTTTTGTTTTAATCTCGGAGAGTAGCTCTAGTTTACCATCCAAATAAAGAGAGTCCATGGTTTTTAAATCGACTGTCTTCCAAGGCTCCAATTTGTAGTTTTCGTAATCAACAAACCGTATTCCGTTTATCATTCTTGGATTGTAGGCTTTGCGGAAACGGATGCCGCCTTCGCCTGTGTAGAATTTATAGGCGAAATAATCTACAGTGAAATTCTGCTGGTTTATCCAATACATATAAACATCTTCGTGGTCTGTTCCGCCGCTATCTTCTTCAAAAGTTACCTGTATTTCATAATATTTTTCACCCTCTATTTCAGCGTTGCCTACCAGTTCCTTTTTAACTGCGGAGTCGTTTAGGCCATAGGGCAACTGTACAAAATAATGTACGGAATTTACCGAGTTTGCATATTTGGTAGCCGTAGAGTCGGGAACAATAATCTTATTGGCATTCACATAGCGTTCAAAACCCGTGTTGGTAAGCACATCCAAGGTCTCGCCAAGGGAATCTGTAATGGTACGGGTAAATTCATATTGGCCATT
The Aequorivita iocasae genome window above contains:
- a CDS encoding M14 family metallopeptidase, with amino-acid sequence MVRKLAFLLYLTPVFIFAQLQSPSEFLGYEIGTQFSRHADVVSYFEHVAANSEMVKYADYGKTNERRRLTYAVISSEENLANLEQIRTDNLKNIGILSGSATPDKAIVWLSYNVHGNEASSSEAAMNTAYKLITEHADWLKNVVVIMDPGVNPDGRDRYVNWYNQVKASPYNSSRDAIEHNEPWPGGRPNHYLFDLNRDWMWASQVETQQRLKIYNQWMPQVHVDFHEQFINNPYYFAPGAEPYHEIITDWQREFQNIIGKNNAKYFDENGWLFFTRESFDLLYPSYGDTYPLYMGAIGMTYEQAGHGMAGLGIINDEDVELTLVDRVAHHTTTGLSTIEVASHNAASLNSEFKKFFKNDNLKYKSFVLKGNPDNLQALAALLDKHEIKYGYATGGIVKGFNYNENKNGAMNAQGALVVSTNQPKGKMVQVLFEPNAALSTPITYDITAWSLPYAYGLETVASTSLVPANASAPANKVSNITMPSAAGYIAKWKSLQDAEFLSALLKEGIKVRFSENELGFGGNTFGRGSLIITRSDNKSNVDFEKTLIEIANEMGRQLYASPTSFADNLTDFGSQYVHLIKNKKIAMLQGEGTSSLSYGALWHFFETQLKYPVTSINTDDIENIQWADYDVLILPDGYYKSILNEASFKAVEEWISNGGKIIAIANAVSIFEGKDGFDLKKNNSEKPKTETDSIGNMIPYAQRELESTKEFITGSIYKVKLDNTHPLAFGYGDTYYSLKLGSDSYKFLNEGFNVGYIKDPESVSGFSGETAKAKLKNSIVFAEAKKGRGSVVYMVDDVSFRSFWQNGKLFLANAVFFIN
- a CDS encoding DUF6503 family protein, yielding MKYLLIICSLIIFSSCKPEEKKRTAQQIVDKAIANAGGENYGAAMINFTFRNTKYSSKRHNGQYEFTRTITDSLGETLDVLTNTGFERYVNANKIIVPDSTATKYANSVNSVHYFVQLPYGLNDSAVKKELVGNAEIEGEKYYEIQVTFEEDSGGTDHEDVYMYWINQQNFTVDYFAYKFYTGEGGIRFRKAYNPRMINGIRFVDYENYKLEPWKTVDLKTMDSLYLDGKLELLSEIKTKNISVEILENK